Proteins co-encoded in one Candidatus Zymogenaceae bacterium genomic window:
- a CDS encoding NfeD family protein translates to MEKIWLIWFALAILCVIGEIFTTGFFLLWFGVGAAVTGVLALLGVGPIVQVTVFVVLSGILFASTRKLADRITGSQPPGIGADRFVNKSGVVIVEIDPKKNTGRVRVDYDEWRAESESGEVIPEGTPIFVTGIEGTHLIVQKKEEK, encoded by the coding sequence ATGGAGAAGATTTGGCTCATCTGGTTCGCTCTCGCCATACTGTGTGTTATCGGCGAGATATTCACCACGGGATTCTTTCTTTTATGGTTCGGAGTCGGCGCCGCGGTCACCGGAGTTCTTGCCCTCCTGGGTGTGGGTCCCATAGTGCAGGTTACGGTGTTCGTGGTGCTTTCGGGTATACTCTTCGCCTCAACCCGAAAACTCGCCGACCGGATCACCGGATCCCAGCCGCCGGGAATCGGCGCGGATCGGTTCGTCAATAAGTCGGGGGTGGTCATTGTCGAGATCGACCCAAAGAAGAACACCGGCAGGGTGCGCGTCGATTATGACGAGTGGCGGGCGGAAAGCGAATCCGGCGAGGTCATCCCCGAGGGGACGCCCATCTTCGTGACCGGGATAGAGGGAACACACCTGATCGTACAAAAAAAAGAGGAGAAATAA
- a CDS encoding nitroreductase family protein, producing the protein MNVADAIRTRRTIRRFQRMPVEKSLLVTLVDLARLGPAAANLQPLEYIIVDEDGPVDECFSLIRLAALLSDEERPTFDERPSAYIVILVNTRIMKSGYQWDVGAAGENIMLEATARGLGSCFVVNVDREGMTKLLSIPKGYAVDAVIALGHPAERAVAIDTEGEDTRYYREPDGTHMVPKRKLSDVMHTNRF; encoded by the coding sequence ATGAATGTGGCCGATGCAATACGGACAAGAAGGACCATACGGCGGTTTCAGAGAATGCCGGTGGAGAAGAGCCTCCTCGTCACTCTCGTGGACCTGGCAAGATTGGGGCCGGCGGCGGCGAACCTCCAGCCCCTCGAATATATCATCGTGGATGAAGACGGACCGGTGGACGAGTGTTTTTCCCTCATCCGGTTGGCGGCTCTTCTTTCGGACGAAGAAAGGCCGACGTTCGACGAGCGTCCGTCGGCATACATCGTGATCCTGGTGAACACACGCATCATGAAGAGCGGTTATCAGTGGGACGTAGGAGCGGCGGGGGAGAATATCATGCTTGAGGCGACCGCCCGGGGGCTGGGGAGCTGTTTTGTGGTCAACGTGGACCGCGAGGGCATGACGAAGCTTCTCTCAATCCCAAAGGGGTACGCCGTCGACGCGGTCATCGCCCTGGGGCACCCGGCGGAACGGGCCGTGGCCATTGATACCGAGGGCGAAGACACGCGATACTACCGGGAGCCGGACGGCACCCACATGGTCCCCAAGCGGAAGCTTTCGGATGTCATGCACACGAATCGGTTCTGA
- a CDS encoding 50S ribosome-binding GTPase gives MSANLTPEYLKAEESYKQAKEPEEKLRYLEMMLSTIPKHKGTDKMQADIKRRISRTKESLEKRSKSKRYNPYQVEREGIAQIAVVGAPNAGKSCLVSALTNAKCQVADYPYTTVKPVPGMMQFENVQIQLVDLPPVSEEFTEAAMVSMIRNADRVLFVFDASDPDPMAKIEEVRDVLKEHKVFIHRDPERKFNPDGDAYLKGMLLANKADAEGAEANIAEITELYGEEYPIHIVSALRGDGLEDLRRMIFDTLGVIRIYTKSRGKEPNFDEPVVLKRGATLLDFAAEIHKDFVKSMKYAKIWSKNTDKYDGQMVNRDEVLADEDIIQLHM, from the coding sequence ATGTCGGCAAATCTGACCCCGGAATATTTAAAGGCGGAAGAGAGCTACAAACAGGCCAAGGAGCCCGAGGAGAAGCTTCGCTATCTGGAGATGATGCTCTCCACGATCCCGAAACACAAAGGGACCGACAAGATGCAGGCGGACATCAAGCGGCGCATCTCCCGAACCAAGGAGTCCCTTGAAAAGCGGTCGAAGTCGAAGCGATACAACCCGTACCAGGTCGAGCGGGAGGGCATCGCCCAGATCGCCGTGGTGGGGGCGCCCAATGCCGGGAAGTCCTGCCTGGTTTCGGCCCTGACCAACGCAAAGTGCCAGGTGGCCGACTATCCGTACACCACCGTCAAGCCGGTGCCTGGCATGATGCAGTTTGAAAACGTTCAGATACAGCTTGTGGATCTGCCCCCCGTCTCGGAGGAGTTTACCGAGGCGGCGATGGTCTCCATGATCAGAAACGCCGACAGGGTGCTTTTTGTCTTCGACGCGTCAGATCCCGACCCGATGGCGAAAATCGAGGAGGTCAGGGACGTGCTCAAAGAGCACAAGGTGTTTATCCACAGGGACCCGGAGAGGAAATTTAACCCGGACGGAGACGCATATTTAAAGGGAATGCTGCTTGCCAACAAGGCCGACGCCGAGGGTGCCGAAGCGAACATAGCGGAGATCACAGAGCTCTACGGCGAGGAATATCCGATCCACATCGTTTCCGCCCTGAGGGGAGACGGGCTGGAGGATCTCAGGCGGATGATCTTCGATACGCTGGGAGTCATCCGGATTTATACCAAGTCCAGGGGGAAGGAGCCGAATTTCGACGAGCCGGTGGTGCTCAAGCGGGGGGCGACGCTTTTGGACTTCGCCGCGGAGATTCACAAGGATTTCGTGAAGTCGATGAAGTATGCGAAAATCTGGTCCAAGAACACGGACAAATATGACGGTCAGATGGTCAACCGGGACGAGGTCCTGGCGGATGAGGATATTATACAGCTTCACATGTAA
- a CDS encoding transglutaminase domain-containing protein, with translation MTDEKNSMEQYINPTDIIDSDHPTIVELAQSLTAAASTDAERASRLFYHARDAVRYNPYSPFHHPDFYRASTVLKRGYGYCIQKAVVLAALGRAVNIPTRLGFADIQNHQLPKKLLELQGTDIIFSHGFTEFFIEGRWRKATPAFNIEMCDLLGLIPVEFDGVHDGVFPKYDRSGNLSIVYLKDVGHWPDLPFDHIIDAFFRLFGEDRMNLLLALIEEHGFDGAMTLLGAGKE, from the coding sequence ATGACAGACGAAAAAAATTCGATGGAACAGTACATCAATCCCACGGACATTATCGACAGCGATCACCCGACGATCGTCGAACTGGCACAGTCGCTCACGGCCGCCGCATCCACCGACGCCGAGAGGGCGTCGCGTTTGTTCTATCATGCCCGGGACGCCGTCAGGTATAATCCCTACTCCCCCTTTCACCACCCGGATTTCTACCGGGCAAGCACGGTGCTGAAACGGGGATACGGCTACTGTATCCAGAAGGCGGTGGTTCTGGCCGCCCTGGGCCGGGCCGTGAATATCCCCACCCGCCTCGGCTTTGCGGACATTCAAAACCACCAGCTCCCAAAGAAGCTCTTGGAACTCCAGGGTACGGACATCATCTTCAGCCACGGCTTCACGGAATTTTTCATCGAAGGCCGCTGGCGAAAGGCCACCCCGGCCTTCAACATCGAGATGTGCGATCTATTGGGGCTCATTCCCGTGGAGTTCGACGGTGTACACGACGGCGTCTTCCCGAAATACGACCGATCGGGAAACCTCTCCATCGTGTACCTGAAAGACGTGGGGCACTGGCCGGACCTCCCCTTCGATCACATTATCGACGCCTTCTTTCGGCTGTTCGGGGAAGATCGGATGAACTTACTTCTCGCGCTCATCGAGGAGCACGGCTTCGACGGGGCAATGACGCTTCTGGGAGCGGGCAAGGAATAA
- a CDS encoding pentapeptide repeat-containing protein — protein sequence MAIKRTPLYKSGISLVEDGLNRWVEYTRYPGMRYEYLEIGETERRILNGETIRKAFVTGLTTEGFSRVMADTGMGERDSIRIEGESLTVCVPIVIKESIIHVTALQGLILDPTHGDMALDASFNPKTDAAPNHFLSAVNCTGTQFQGSVSVTGAEFSNLIFFEGTGFHDVADFTGAVFFDTAVFKGARFIKDTTFDRATFHGTAQFVAVEFQGRASFEDAVFFENAFFTETRFFDEARMVGSHFAQMLYAPASVFGKDALFDRSCFCLVVEMKDAVFKGVLSVGNAVGNVLSLDGAQASGPVRIVDTPFSVLDFTGARCERDVTLFGSRWEESMDDICNVVSRGMDIQEGGTSDEREGDERERWVKRRIEETETVAAMHRERGRIVDMVGLEDIRVDGCFRCDFSHLEPSSREFPVLDSHRRALKNRDPEGSEGNRAAWRRAEGEYAWLVDQYDRQGMVDDEESARLWQSECRIRGLSGWKMRLFRIHQQNVKWRRDRKKKKESSNTEKNRKGGVSPGSKND from the coding sequence GTGGCTATCAAGCGGACACCACTTTACAAAAGCGGAATCTCTCTCGTCGAAGACGGCTTAAATCGATGGGTTGAATACACCCGCTATCCGGGCATGCGGTATGAGTATCTGGAGATCGGCGAAACAGAGCGAAGGATTCTCAACGGGGAGACCATTCGGAAGGCCTTCGTGACGGGGCTTACCACCGAGGGCTTTTCCCGGGTCATGGCGGATACGGGGATGGGGGAACGCGATTCCATCAGGATCGAGGGGGAATCTCTCACCGTCTGCGTTCCGATCGTCATCAAGGAGTCCATCATTCATGTAACGGCGCTCCAGGGGTTGATCCTCGACCCCACCCACGGAGACATGGCCCTGGACGCCTCATTTAATCCCAAGACGGATGCCGCGCCCAATCATTTTCTGAGCGCGGTCAATTGTACGGGCACGCAGTTTCAGGGGAGCGTGAGTGTCACGGGGGCGGAGTTCTCCAACCTGATTTTTTTCGAGGGGACCGGATTTCATGACGTCGCCGATTTCACGGGCGCCGTCTTCTTTGACACCGCGGTGTTCAAGGGAGCCCGTTTTATAAAAGATACGACATTCGACCGCGCGACGTTTCACGGTACGGCCCAATTTGTAGCAGTCGAGTTTCAAGGGAGGGCGTCGTTTGAAGACGCCGTCTTTTTTGAAAACGCATTCTTTACCGAAACCCGATTTTTCGACGAAGCTCGAATGGTCGGCTCCCACTTCGCACAAATGTTGTATGCTCCCGCATCGGTGTTCGGGAAGGACGCGCTCTTCGATCGCTCCTGTTTCTGCCTGGTCGTAGAGATGAAGGACGCGGTTTTTAAAGGTGTGCTGTCGGTCGGCAATGCGGTGGGAAATGTCTTGTCCCTCGATGGGGCACAGGCAAGCGGGCCCGTTCGGATAGTAGACACCCCCTTTTCCGTGTTGGATTTTACCGGCGCCCGGTGCGAACGGGACGTGACTCTCTTCGGGAGCCGCTGGGAGGAGAGCATGGATGATATCTGCAATGTCGTGTCCCGAGGCATGGACATTCAGGAAGGCGGGACGTCCGATGAAAGAGAAGGTGATGAGCGGGAGCGGTGGGTAAAGCGGCGTATTGAAGAGACGGAAACCGTGGCGGCGATGCATCGGGAACGGGGGCGTATTGTCGATATGGTGGGACTTGAAGACATCCGTGTGGATGGATGCTTTCGCTGTGATTTTTCACACCTTGAGCCGTCGAGCCGGGAGTTCCCGGTGCTGGACAGCCACCGCCGGGCGTTGAAAAACAGGGACCCGGAAGGGAGCGAGGGAAATCGCGCGGCATGGCGTCGGGCGGAGGGGGAGTACGCCTGGCTCGTCGATCAATACGACCGACAGGGCATGGTTGATGATGAAGAGTCAGCGAGGCTCTGGCAGAGCGAGTGCAGGATTCGGGGGCTTTCCGGCTGGAAGATGCGGCTTTTCAGGATTCACCAGCAGAACGTGAAATGGAGAAGGGACAGGAAAAAGAAAAAGGAGTCATCCAATACGGAAAAAAATCGGAAAGGCGGAGTCTCTCCCGGTTCGAAGAATGATTGA
- a CDS encoding CoA-binding protein, whose translation MTDVPRPGRDTPSDDLVRSLLEQSCTIAVVGLSPKETLPSHRVAAYMKGAGFRIIPVRPLVKEVLGEAAYGDLADIPLSVDVDIVNIFRRSQEVVPIVEAAVTRNGLRAVWIQEGVINREAARIAREAGVLVIMDRCILKEHARLIGG comes from the coding sequence ATGACCGACGTCCCCCGGCCGGGGAGGGACACTCCCTCCGATGACCTCGTTCGTTCGCTGTTGGAACAGTCATGTACCATCGCCGTTGTCGGTCTTTCGCCGAAGGAAACCCTGCCCAGCCATCGGGTGGCCGCATACATGAAGGGTGCGGGGTTCCGCATCATCCCGGTGCGGCCGCTGGTGAAAGAGGTATTGGGGGAGGCGGCCTACGGCGATCTTGCGGATATTCCTCTTTCTGTAGACGTTGACATTGTCAATATCTTCCGTCGTTCCCAGGAGGTTGTGCCCATTGTGGAGGCCGCCGTGACGCGAAACGGCCTTCGGGCGGTATGGATCCAGGAAGGGGTTATCAATCGGGAAGCGGCCCGGATCGCCCGGGAGGCGGGCGTGCTGGTGATCATGGATCGCTGTATTTTAAAAGAACATGCAAGATTAATAGGGGGATGA
- a CDS encoding 2-hydroxyacyl-CoA dehydratase, translating into MEKTKKSTKRLATAKELNRVVTEFYLECHQAKAEGKPVGWMPPMNGAIELFYAMDLQPVFPENWSPVCAAFGLTPANFEVAEGMGYSQDLCGYLRNIVGFVHGMMGGDQVPLGGLPEPDLLVYASGGCIPAMKIFQIMEHRFPNAKVFRGDLPQVALEHIQPHHVEYAVHQMKQLIEFLTETTGRKLDYDRLADVVRLSDESCALWDEICTYRRHVPTPISAAEIGIMFVLVTRQGTQIAVDFLTKVRDELKERAENGVGIIEDERLRLFWDNIPLWYNMGLFNYFEKMGAVVVAETYSAAWSIRMDTSDPLKALAMKTLKSYPLVSCVSVETRKEMVLKACREYKIDGALLHSNKSCVPITLGQADIKRALEEELDIPSVVIDADHMDDRNFSPAQFQTRVDAFMEMLLEKKGLL; encoded by the coding sequence ATGGAAAAGACGAAAAAGTCCACCAAACGGCTGGCCACGGCGAAGGAACTGAACCGGGTGGTCACGGAGTTTTACCTGGAATGTCATCAGGCGAAGGCCGAGGGAAAACCGGTGGGTTGGATGCCCCCCATGAACGGGGCCATCGAGCTGTTTTACGCCATGGACCTGCAGCCGGTCTTCCCGGAGAACTGGTCACCGGTCTGCGCCGCCTTCGGCCTGACGCCGGCCAATTTCGAGGTGGCCGAGGGCATGGGATATTCCCAGGATTTATGCGGGTACCTTCGGAACATCGTCGGCTTCGTCCACGGCATGATGGGGGGGGATCAGGTCCCCCTGGGGGGGCTCCCGGAGCCGGATCTTTTGGTATACGCCAGCGGCGGGTGCATACCCGCCATGAAGATTTTCCAGATCATGGAGCATCGCTTCCCCAACGCGAAAGTGTTTCGCGGGGACCTGCCCCAGGTGGCCCTGGAACATATCCAGCCCCACCACGTGGAATACGCCGTACACCAGATGAAACAGCTCATCGAATTTCTCACCGAAACCACCGGCAGAAAGCTCGATTACGACCGCCTCGCGGACGTCGTGCGGCTCTCGGATGAATCCTGCGCCCTGTGGGATGAGATCTGCACCTATCGCCGCCATGTGCCCACGCCCATCTCGGCGGCGGAGATCGGCATCATGTTCGTGCTGGTGACCCGCCAGGGAACCCAGATCGCCGTCGACTTTCTCACCAAGGTGCGGGACGAGCTGAAAGAACGGGCGGAAAACGGCGTCGGCATTATCGAGGACGAGCGGCTTCGCCTCTTCTGGGACAACATCCCCCTCTGGTACAATATGGGCCTGTTTAACTACTTTGAAAAAATGGGGGCCGTTGTGGTGGCCGAGACCTACTCGGCGGCCTGGTCCATCCGCATGGACACGTCCGATCCCCTAAAGGCTTTAGCGATGAAAACCCTCAAGTCCTATCCGCTGGTCTCCTGCGTGTCCGTGGAGACCAGAAAAGAGATGGTCCTCAAGGCATGCAGGGAATACAAGATCGACGGAGCGCTGCTCCATTCCAACAAGTCATGCGTTCCCATCACCCTGGGACAGGCGGACATCAAGCGGGCGCTGGAGGAGGAGCTGGACATCCCGTCGGTGGTCATCGACGCCGATCACATGGATGATCGCAATTTTTCCCCCGCCCAGTTCCAAACCAGGGTGGACGCCTTCATGGAGATGCTCCTTGAAAAAAAGGGCCTTTTGTAA
- a CDS encoding 2-hydroxyacyl-CoA dehydratase, giving the protein MSSPTDFMSEFTRALEHPGELIDEISQSGKKAIGYFCTYTPVELIHATGAVPVRISGGPMRIDRADGLVPSFVCPYMRAGLERALSGDYENLFGLVQGYSCDVACGMFNVWKGNIPLSFYHILSLPYGDSSSAKLFFEQELKNLTERLADHGLEFSDTALSNSLDIYDDIRLTVLWLYDKRYKGELLLSAGDFYTVIRGVQVTPPERAEKLLSELVSSLKANTEKGSHTQDGTPILVSGSLVEDRSIFDLIERSGGRIVADDLCTGFRYFDPPSGDGKKAVHRLIERSIAHFPCPSRQLAKTRAPLLLDLARRSGARGVVFLIQKFCTPHLTDIPIVGRSLREEGVPYLVIEIEETGVMEGQAATRLQGFFEMIGD; this is encoded by the coding sequence ATGTCTTCTCCCACAGACTTCATGTCCGAATTCACCCGGGCGCTGGAACATCCCGGGGAGCTGATCGACGAGATATCCCAAAGCGGGAAAAAGGCCATCGGGTACTTCTGTACCTATACGCCCGTGGAATTGATCCACGCCACCGGCGCAGTACCTGTGCGCATCAGCGGCGGCCCGATGCGCATCGACCGCGCCGACGGGCTCGTTCCCTCGTTCGTCTGCCCCTACATGCGCGCAGGATTAGAGCGGGCCCTCTCCGGTGACTATGAGAACCTCTTCGGTCTGGTACAGGGATACAGTTGCGATGTCGCGTGCGGCATGTTCAACGTCTGGAAGGGAAACATCCCGCTTTCTTTCTATCATATTCTATCTCTGCCATATGGGGACAGTTCATCCGCGAAGCTCTTTTTCGAACAGGAGCTTAAGAACCTGACCGAGCGCCTGGCCGATCACGGCCTGGAATTCTCCGACACCGCACTTTCAAATTCCCTGGATATCTACGACGACATACGCCTTACGGTCCTGTGGCTTTACGACAAAAGGTACAAGGGAGAACTCCTTCTTTCCGCCGGGGATTTCTACACGGTGATACGGGGCGTCCAGGTGACGCCGCCGGAGCGGGCGGAGAAACTCCTCTCCGAGTTGGTTTCATCCCTGAAGGCAAACACCGAAAAGGGATCACACACACAGGACGGCACGCCGATACTGGTATCCGGAAGCCTGGTGGAGGATCGGAGTATATTCGACCTTATCGAGCGATCCGGCGGCAGGATTGTGGCCGACGACCTGTGCACCGGCTTTCGTTATTTCGACCCCCCTTCCGGTGACGGCAAAAAGGCCGTCCATCGGCTCATCGAGCGCTCCATCGCCCATTTTCCGTGCCCCTCACGGCAATTGGCGAAAACAAGGGCGCCGCTGCTTTTGGACCTGGCCCGTCGCTCCGGCGCCCGGGGCGTGGTGTTCCTCATCCAGAAATTCTGCACCCCGCACCTGACGGATATCCCCATTGTGGGCCGGAGTCTTCGGGAGGAGGGCGTGCCGTATCTCGTTATTGAGATTGAGGAGACCGGTGTCATGGAAGGACAGGCGGCCACCCGTCTGCAGGGTTTTTTCGAGATGATTGGGGATTGA
- a CDS encoding SPFH/Band 7/PHB domain protein, translating to MGGVIALLVFLFILVFIIMATGIRIVRPWEKGLIERLGRYTRTVDSGLTIVIPFLETMRKIDMREQVVDVPPQDVITKDNVVVEVDAVVYYEVTDPVKVAYNVTNFYTAATKLAQTNLRNLVGDLALDQSLTSRELINSKLREILDEATDKWGTKVTRVELQRIEPPADVTDAMHRQMKAERDRRATILEAEGTKQAAILKAEGQAEAICKVADAEKYQKIAIAQGEAEAIETVYGAIHNGNPTNDLIAIRYLETLGTIANGQATKIFLPIEASGVLGSIGGIGELFKDKEAK from the coding sequence ATGGGTGGAGTCATTGCGCTTCTGGTCTTTTTGTTTATTCTTGTCTTTATCATCATGGCCACCGGCATACGGATCGTCCGGCCCTGGGAAAAGGGGCTGATAGAGCGGCTGGGAAGATACACGCGCACCGTCGACAGCGGCCTGACAATCGTCATCCCGTTCCTGGAGACCATGAGAAAAATCGACATGCGGGAACAGGTGGTGGACGTCCCCCCCCAGGACGTGATCACGAAGGACAACGTGGTGGTGGAGGTGGACGCCGTGGTCTACTACGAGGTGACCGATCCGGTCAAGGTGGCCTACAATGTGACCAACTTCTATACCGCCGCCACGAAGCTTGCCCAGACAAACCTGAGGAACCTCGTGGGCGACCTGGCCCTGGATCAATCCCTAACGTCCCGGGAACTGATCAACTCGAAGCTGCGGGAGATTCTCGACGAGGCCACCGACAAGTGGGGGACAAAGGTCACCCGGGTGGAGCTCCAGCGCATCGAGCCGCCGGCGGACGTGACCGACGCCATGCACCGCCAGATGAAGGCGGAGCGGGATCGGCGGGCGACGATCCTGGAGGCAGAGGGAACCAAGCAGGCGGCCATCCTGAAGGCCGAGGGGCAGGCGGAAGCCATCTGCAAGGTGGCGGACGCGGAAAAGTACCAGAAGATCGCCATCGCCCAGGGGGAGGCGGAAGCCATCGAAACGGTATACGGGGCCATCCACAACGGCAACCCCACCAACGACCTCATCGCCATCAGGTACCTGGAGACCCTGGGCACCATCGCAAACGGCCAGGCGACGAAGATATTCCTCCCCATCGAGGCATCGGGGGTGCTGGGCAGTATCGGCGGCATCGGCGAGCTGTTCAAGGACAAAGAGGCGAAATAG
- a CDS encoding GNAT family N-acetyltransferase has protein sequence MTITEAHPDDAKEILAVQKRAFAPQGELYGDPALPPLTETEETIRESFEAYTVLKAVKNGVIVGAVRGRMKGERCLIGRLSVLPELQNRGIGRMLMREIESRFPEARSFDLFTGHKSEKSIGLYKKLGYEIFRTKKESDTLTLVFMRKGNEKNNNTSPASP, from the coding sequence AAAGAGATCCTGGCGGTCCAGAAACGGGCCTTCGCTCCCCAGGGGGAGCTCTACGGCGATCCTGCGCTTCCGCCGCTGACAGAGACCGAGGAGACAATACGGGAGAGCTTTGAAGCGTACACAGTTCTGAAGGCGGTGAAAAACGGCGTTATCGTGGGGGCGGTCCGGGGAAGGATGAAAGGGGAAAGATGCCTGATCGGGCGGCTCTCTGTTTTGCCTGAGCTCCAGAACCGCGGCATCGGGAGGATGTTGATGAGGGAAATTGAGTCACGCTTCCCCGAGGCCCGCTCCTTCGACCTCTTCACCGGCCACAAGAGCGAAAAAAGCATCGGCCTCTACAAAAAGCTGGGGTATGAGATTTTTCGAACCAAGAAGGAGTCGGACACACTGACGCTGGTGTTTATGAGGAAGGGGAATGAAAAAAACAACAATACATCACCCGCCTCCCCGTGA